The following are encoded together in the Terriglobia bacterium genome:
- the sucC gene encoding ADP-forming succinate--CoA ligase subunit beta encodes MKIHEYQAKTILAKYGVPTPRGEMALTREEAEIAAKKLFDSGAKGVVVKAQIHAGGRGKGGGVKVAKTLDEAKSWSDKILGMRLVTHQTGPEGKIVQRLLIEETLPIERELYLGIVVDRATARPVFMASASGGMEIEEVAAKDPKAILKEAIDPVTGFQPYHARKLAFGLGLKPEQINDAVKFMTGLYRAFVDTDCSLCEINPFITTADGRLFALDAKVNFDDNALFRHKDLRELRDINEEDPLEVEASKYSLNYIKLDGNIACMVNGAGLAMATMDIVKYAGGSPANFLDVGGGANAEQIRHAFEILLSDPHVKAILINIFGGILRVDMLAQGVVEAAKATNLKLPLVLRLEGTNVEQGREILKNSGLNFQVAETMKDAAEKVVAAAGR; translated from the coding sequence ATGAAGATTCACGAGTATCAGGCCAAAACCATCCTTGCCAAATACGGCGTGCCCACGCCGCGCGGCGAGATGGCGTTGACCCGCGAAGAAGCGGAGATCGCAGCCAAGAAGCTTTTCGACTCCGGCGCCAAAGGCGTGGTGGTGAAAGCCCAGATCCACGCCGGCGGACGCGGCAAGGGCGGCGGTGTCAAAGTCGCCAAGACCCTGGACGAAGCCAAGAGCTGGTCGGACAAGATCCTGGGTATGCGCTTGGTCACGCACCAGACCGGCCCCGAAGGCAAGATCGTACAGCGGCTGCTGATTGAAGAGACGCTGCCCATTGAGCGCGAACTCTACCTGGGCATTGTGGTGGACCGCGCCACCGCGCGCCCGGTATTCATGGCGTCAGCTTCCGGCGGCATGGAAATTGAAGAAGTCGCGGCCAAAGATCCCAAGGCCATCTTGAAGGAAGCCATTGATCCGGTCACCGGTTTCCAGCCCTACCACGCGCGCAAACTGGCGTTCGGCCTGGGCCTGAAGCCGGAACAGATCAATGACGCCGTAAAGTTCATGACCGGACTGTACCGGGCGTTTGTGGATACAGATTGTTCGCTGTGCGAGATCAACCCGTTCATCACCACCGCGGACGGCCGTCTCTTTGCACTGGACGCCAAAGTCAACTTTGACGACAACGCGCTCTTCCGCCACAAAGACCTGCGCGAGCTGCGCGACATCAACGAAGAAGACCCGCTGGAAGTGGAAGCCTCCAAGTACAGCCTGAACTACATCAAGCTGGATGGCAACATTGCCTGCATGGTCAACGGCGCGGGGCTGGCCATGGCGACCATGGACATCGTCAAGTACGCGGGTGGCTCTCCGGCCAACTTCCTGGACGTGGGCGGCGGCGCTAACGCCGAACAGATTCGCCACGCCTTTGAAATCCTGCTCAGCGACCCCCACGTGAAGGCCATCCTTATTAATATCTTCGGCGGCATCCTGCGCGTGGACATGCTCGCCCAGGGTGTGGTGGAAGCCGCGAAAGCCACCAACCTGAAGCTGCCTCTGGTCCTGCGCCTGGAAGGCACCAACGTGGAGCAAGGCCGCGAGATCCTGAAGAACTCCGGGCTGAACTTCCAGGTGGCGGAGACGATGAAAGACGCAGCGGAGAAAGTTGTGGCCGCAGCAGGGCGATGA